The genomic region CGTCGGCCTCGGCCGCGGCCTGCTCCTCGGCCGCCCGGGCCTCGATGGCGGCCGCGACGGCGTCGTCGGCCCGCTGGCGAGCGGCGGCCAGGGCGGCGGCCAGGCTCGGGGCTTCGCCCGCCAGCTTCCACCCTCCGGGCCCGAAGCGGTCGCCCGCTCGGGTCACGGCGCACAGGTCGGGCCGGGCCTCGGCCACCGCCAGGGCCGCTTCCCAGCCACCGTCCACGGCCACCGCCCCGGCCAGCAGCCGCTCGAGAAGGGCGCCCACCGCCCGGTCCACGGACGCCACCTTGCCCACCAGGGGGACCGCGCCGGGGACGGCCTCTGGAGCCGTGGCCGCCCCCACCCCCGGGCCCAGCGCGGCGGGAAGGTAGGCGGTGGGCGGACCGGGCCGGCCAGCCGACTCGAAGGCGGCCAGCGCGGCCCGCACGTCGGCCGGGCCGGACATGACCACAGCCGTCAGAGCGTCGCCCAGGGCGGCCTCGACGGCCGCCTCCCACCCCGCCTCGATCCGCACCAGGGCCAGCAACGTGCCCAGCCCCACCGGCCCCCCGGCCGGGCCGGCGTGGGGCGGGTCGGCGGCGGTGACGGACAAGGAGAGGGCTTCGACGCGGGCGGTGGCCGCGTCGGCGGCCCGCTCGGCCCGCTGGCGGGCGGCGAGGGCGGCCGCTCGGCGGGCAGCGGCCTCGGTGGCCCCGGCCCGGGCGTGGGCCAGGGCGGCGGTGACGTCGGCCCGGCGGGCGGCGGCCGCCCCGCGCACCTCCCGAGCGGCCGTGACCTTGTCCTCGGCCTCGGCCACCACCTTGTCGAGGTCGGCCAGGCGGGCCTCGACGGCCGCCAGCTCAACCCGGGCCCGTTCCGCGGACGCGGCCAGGGCGGCCAGTTCGCCCCGGGCCTCGGCCGCCCGGCGGCGGGTGGCCTCGGCCGCCTGGCGGGCAGCCAGGCGGGCGCGGCGGGCGGCCAGTTCGGCCTCGGCCTCGGCCAGGCTCGATGCCGCGTCCTCCAGCCGGGCCGACTCCTCCTCGGCGGCCGAGAGCTCGCCGGCCAGGGTCACGGCGTCGGCCTCCAGGCGGGCCAGCGGGTCCAGGCCCAGGTCGCCGCCCTCGGCCGCGGCCACCTCGGCGGCCAGCGACCGGGCCCGCTCGGCCAGCACGGCCCCCACCCCCCGGGCCCGCTCCCGCAGGGCCTCCAGGCGGGCGGCGGCCCCGTCGAGGGCGCCGCCGCCCATGGGGGCGAGGCGGCCCTCGAGGGTGGAGATGTCGCCGTCGAGGCGGCGCAGCTCGGCCAGGGCGGCGGTCTCGTCCCGCCCGAAGCGGGCCAGCTCGCGGGCCCCGGCCTCGGCGCGGGCCGTCAGCCCGGCCAGCGTGCGCCCCGACAGGTACACCGACAGGGCCCGCAGCTCGGCGGCCAGGCCGTCGTGGCGCAGGGCGGCGTCGGCCTGGCGTTCCAGAGGACGCATCCCCCGGCGCAGCTCCTTGAGCAGGTCGGACAGGCGCACCAGGTGGGACTCGGTGGCCTCCAGGCGCCGCTCGGCCTTCTCCTTGCGCCGCCGGAACTTCAAGATGCCGGCCGCCTCCTCCACGATCAGCCGGCGGTCCTCGGGGCGCACGTCGAGCACCTGGTCGAGGTTGCCCTGGGAGACGATGACGTGCTGCTGGCGGCCCACGCCCGTGTCCGACAGGAGCTCTTGGAGGTCGAGCAGCCGGCAGGGAACGCCGTTGATGGCGTACTCGGACTCCCCCGACGCCCGGAACAGCGTCCTGGTAAGGGTCACCTCGGTGAACCCGATGGGCAGCAGCCCGGCCGAGTTGTCGATGGTCAGGGCCACCTCGGCCCGGCCCAGGGCCGACCGCTTGCCGCTGCCCGCGAAGATCACGTCCTCCATGCGCTGGGAGCGCACGGTGCGCGGCCCCTGGGCACCCAGCACCCAGGCCACGGCGTCGACGATGTTGGACTTCCCGCTCCCGTTGGGCCCGACGACCACCGTCAGGCCCGGCTCCAGTTCGAGCGTCGTCGCCTCGGCGAACGACTTGAAGCCCTTGAGAGTCAGCGACCGCAGGAACACGCCCGCCGAGGGTACCGGCGCCGCCCGGCCCCCACGCGGACCCCCGCCCCCGTCATCCCTTCAGCCCGTCAGACCTGGCACTGCGGGCACAGGAACGTCGAGCGGCCGTTGGCCTTGACCCGCACGATCGTGCTGCGGCACCGCCGGCAGGCCTGGCCCTCCCGGTCGTAGACCTTGTGCTCGCGCTGGTAGTCGCCCATGGCCCCGTAGAGGTCGACGTACTGCTCGTCCGACAGCGACGAGCCCCGGTGCTTGATGGCGTCTTGCAGGGTCTCGGTCATGGCCCGGTAGAGGCGGCGCACCTCCTGGGAGGTGAGGTGGTCAGACGCCCGGTCGTAGCGCAGGCCGGCAGCCCACAGGATCTCGTCGCTGTAGATGTTGCCCAGGCCGGCCACGAACTTCTGGTCGGTGAGCACGCTCTTGAGCTTGGCCCGGCGCGAGACCAGCAGCTCGCCGAACTTGGTCCACGACATGAAGTCCTCGACGGGGTCGAAGCCCAGGTGGGCCAGCTCGGGCACGGCCGCCTCGAGCTCGTCCGAGGAGGTCACGAACATCTCCCCGAAGGTCCGGGGGTCGACGAAGCGCAGCAGGCCCCCCTGGGTGAACGTGATCACCACGTGGGTGTGCTTGGGGGCCGGGTCCTTGACGCCGCCCTTGCCCTTGAGGAGCTGGCCGCTCATGCCCAGGTGGACGACGAGCACGTCGCCCCCCTCTAGGCGCACCAGCAGGTACTTGCCCCGGCGCTGGACGGCGGTGATCTTGCGCCCCTCCAGCTTGCCGATGAAGTGCTTCTTGTTGGGGTGGCGTCGGATCGAACGCATGCCCGTCACCTCGACCTGGCGGATGCGCTTGCCCACCGCCTCCTTCTCCAGGTCCCGCCTGATGGTCTCGACTTCGGGCAGCTCAGGCAAGGTCGTCGCCAGCGGCCGCGGCCTGTCCCGGCTCGCCCCTCCGCCCCTCGCTCTCGGCGGTCACCCCCTCGGCGGCGGGCACCAGGCCGTCTGCGACCAGCGTGTTCCAGGCCTCACGGGCCGCGGCCTGCTCGGCCTGCTTCTTGGAACGGCCGCTCCCCTCGCCCACCACCCGGCCGGCGAGCACCACCGTGGCCTCGAAGTGCTTGGCGTGGTCGGGGCCTGTGCCCACCACCTCGTAGCGGGGCAGCACCTCGAAGGTGCGGGCCGCCATCTCCTGCAACCTGGTCTTGTAGTCCCCGCTCCCGGGCACGGCGGCCGCGTCGGAGATGCGTTCCCCGAGCACCCGCAGCACCAGGTCCTCGGCCGCCGACCACCCGCCGTCGAGGTACACCGCGCCGATCACCGCCTCCATCGCGTCGGCCAAGATCGTCGGCTTCTCCCTCCCGCTCGATGCGTCTTCACCTTTGCCCAGCAGCAGGTACTCGCCCAGCCCCAGTTCGTCGGCTGTCTCGGCCAACGTGGCCGAGTTGACCACCGAAGCCCGCACCTGGGCCAGGTGGCCTTCGGGCAGGTCAGGGTAGAGCCGGTAGACGTGGGCCGTCACGACCAGCCCGAGGACGGCGTCGCCCAGGAACTCCAGCCGCTCGTTGGACCCGTTGCCCGGGTTCTCGGCACACCACGACCGGTGCGCCATGGCGCGCTCAAGCAGCTCGGGATCGTCGAACTCTCGCCCCAGCCTGGTGGTCAGCCCTACCGCCGCAGGACGGTCGTTCAGGACGCAGCCGCCTCGCCGACCCGATCGACCACGTAGTCGACCGCGTCTCTCACCGTCTTGAGGTCCTCCAGGTCTTCGTCTTCGATACGGAACCCGGCCGACCGGGCTGACAGATCGGCTTCGAGCGCCTCGACAAGCTCGATGAGGGCCAGCGA from Actinomycetota bacterium harbors:
- a CDS encoding AAA family ATPase → MFLRSLTLKGFKSFAEATTLELEPGLTVVVGPNGSGKSNIVDAVAWVLGAQGPRTVRSQRMEDVIFAGSGKRSALGRAEVALTIDNSAGLLPIGFTEVTLTRTLFRASGESEYAINGVPCRLLDLQELLSDTGVGRQQHVIVSQGNLDQVLDVRPEDRRLIVEEAAGILKFRRRKEKAERRLEATESHLVRLSDLLKELRRGMRPLERQADAALRHDGLAAELRALSVYLSGRTLAGLTARAEAGARELARFGRDETAALAELRRLDGDISTLEGRLAPMGGGALDGAAARLEALRERARGVGAVLAERARSLAAEVAAAEGGDLGLDPLARLEADAVTLAGELSAAEEESARLEDAASSLAEAEAELAARRARLAARQAAEATRRRAAEARGELAALAASAERARVELAAVEARLADLDKVVAEAEDKVTAAREVRGAAAARRADVTAALAHARAGATEAAARRAAALAARQRAERAADAATARVEALSLSVTAADPPHAGPAGGPVGLGTLLALVRIEAGWEAAVEAALGDALTAVVMSGPADVRAALAAFESAGRPGPPTAYLPAALGPGVGAATAPEAVPGAVPLVGKVASVDRAVGALLERLLAGAVAVDGGWEAALAVAEARPDLCAVTRAGDRFGPGGWKLAGEAPSLAAALAAARQRADDAVAAAIEARAAEEQAAAEAD
- the mutM gene encoding bifunctional DNA-formamidopyrimidine glycosylase/DNA-(apurinic or apyrimidinic site) lyase, with protein sequence MPELPEVETIRRDLEKEAVGKRIRQVEVTGMRSIRRHPNKKHFIGKLEGRKITAVQRRGKYLLVRLEGGDVLVVHLGMSGQLLKGKGGVKDPAPKHTHVVITFTQGGLLRFVDPRTFGEMFVTSSDELEAAVPELAHLGFDPVEDFMSWTKFGELLVSRRAKLKSVLTDQKFVAGLGNIYSDEILWAAGLRYDRASDHLTSQEVRRLYRAMTETLQDAIKHRGSSLSDEQYVDLYGAMGDYQREHKVYDREGQACRRCRSTIVRVKANGRSTFLCPQCQV
- the rnc gene encoding ribonuclease III, whose product is MNDRPAAVGLTTRLGREFDDPELLERAMAHRSWCAENPGNGSNERLEFLGDAVLGLVVTAHVYRLYPDLPEGHLAQVRASVVNSATLAETADELGLGEYLLLGKGEDASSGREKPTILADAMEAVIGAVYLDGGWSAAEDLVLRVLGERISDAAAVPGSGDYKTRLQEMAARTFEVLPRYEVVGTGPDHAKHFEATVVLAGRVVGEGSGRSKKQAEQAAAREAWNTLVADGLVPAAEGVTAESEGRRGEPGQAAAAGDDLA
- a CDS encoding acyl carrier protein — translated: MAVSPIDLAHGPLGRPQVLQLIQVRLAEILEIEPAQISEGASFTDDLDADSLALIELVEALEADLSARSAGFRIEDEDLEDLKTVRDAVDYVVDRVGEAAAS